Genomic window (Thermotoga sp. SG1):
CTTGGACTTGGCAATCTGGACAACATACCGGGGGTTAAACCAGTGAAACCGTCTGAGGGTGTTTACGGAAAGATGATGGAGAAGAGCCCTGGCAAAGATACAACCACAGGCCACTGGGAAATAGCCGGTGTCATCCTGAAAAAACCGTTTGACCTCTTTCCGGAAGGATTTCCAGAGGAACTGATAGAAGAGTTCGAAAGAAGAACAGGAAGAAGGGTGATAGGAAACAGACCCGCATCGGGAACGGAAATAATAAAAGAACTGGGACCGATACACGAAAAAACAGGAGCATTGATCGTTTACACCTCCGCCGACAGTGTGTTTCAAATAGCCGCAAAAAAAGAAATCGTACCTCTGGAAGAACTCTACAGATACTGCCAAATAGCGAGAGAACTCCTGGACGAGAAGGGGTACAAGGTGGCCAGGGTCATCGCAAGACCGTTCACCGGAGAGTGGCCCAACTACATCAGAACACCAGAGAGAAAGGATTTTTCACTGGAACCGGAGGGCAGAACCCTTCTTGACATCCTTACAGAGAACGGCATACCCGTCTACGGTGTGGGTAAGATAGCCGATATATTCGCTGGAAGAGGTGTTACGGAAAATTACAAAACAAAGGACAACAGCGATGGAATAGACAAAACGATCCTTCTCATGAAAGAAAAAAGACACAGGTGCCTGGTGTTCACGAACCTGGTGGACTTCGACACCAAATACGGTCACAGAAACAACTATGTCGCCTACGCGAGAGCCCTCGAAGAGTTTGATGAAAGACTTCCTGAGATCTTCCAGGTTATGGAAGAAGATGATGTGCTGTTCATAACAGCGGACCACGGATGCGATCCGACGACACCTTCAACGGACCACTCCAGGGAGATGGTTCCCCTCCTTGGGTACGGCAGGAAATTGAAGAACGATGTGTACATTGGAGTCAGAAAAACCTTCGCGGATCTTGGACAGACGATCGCCGACATGTTCGGTGTACCTCTCCTGGAAAATGGAACGTCCTTCAAAAATCTGATATGGGGTGAGAGTCGATAAATGGGATACCTGGACGTTTTGAGATATCTCTACCACAAGCGCCCCATGGGTAAGATAAAACCGGGTCTTGAGAGGATCTCTCTGCTTCTTTCACTTCTCGGAAATCCCCACACGAAGTACCAGGTCATTCATGTTGGAGGAACAAACGGCAAAGGTTCCGTCACAAACATGATCAGTAACGTTCTCATATCACAGGGATACAGGGTGGGTTCGTATTACTCACCACATCTCAGCACCTTCAGAGAGAGGATCAGGTTGAACGAAGAGTTCATCTCCGAGAATGATGTGGAAACGATCTACCAGCAAATGGAACCCGTTTTGAAACGTCTGGATGAGGACGAAGTGTTTTCTCCCAGTTTTTTCGAGACGGTCACGGCGATGGCCTTTCTCTACTTTGCAGAAAAAAATGTTGATGTGGCCGTTGTGGAGGTGGGGCTTGGAGGACGTCTGGATGCCACAAACGTCGTATCCCCACTCTGCTCGGTCATCGTTACAGTGGATAGAGATCACGAGAAGGTGCTGGGAAACACCATCGAACAGATCGCCTGGGAAAAATCCGGGATAATAAAAAACGGAACCCCCGTTGTCACCGGAGAAGAGAAGATAGAGGCACTGAAAGTGATAGAAGAGGTGGCAAGAAAGAAGGAATCAAAAGTATTCGCTTTCAACAGAGATTTCACCGTGGAGGTTGAATCGTTGAAACTCTTCGAAAACAGATTCAACTACTTGGGAGAAAAAGTGTTAAAAGATCTTGCTTTGACGATGAACGGACCTCATCAACTGGCGAACGCAGGAGTTGCTTTGAAGGCGCTGGAGGCGATCGATCTTTCGGTGAGCGAGTCGGCAATCCGGGAAGGTTTGAAGAAGGCAAAAAACCTTGGAAGATTCGAAGTGATTGAAAAAGACGGAAAAAGATTCGTTCTGGATGGAGCGCACAATCCCCACGCTGCGAGGTCTCTTGTGAAATCGCTGAAACTGTATTTCAAAGAGCCCCTGAATCTGATAATCGGAGTGCTGGACGACAAAGATCGAGCCGGCATCTTGAAAGAATTCAGGAACGTTTTCGACAGAATCATCCTCACACAGGTTCCTTCACCCAGAATGAAGGATCTCGATGGGTTTGTCGCGATTGCAAAGGAAATACTGGGAAACGTCGAAATCATCGAGGATCCCCTCGAAGCGCTGAAGATCGCCGACGAAAAATCAGTAACCGTCGTCAGCGGCTCGCTCTTTCTTGTGGGTTACGTCAGAGAGTACCTCGAGACAGGAAAGATCGGTGAGGAGTGGTACCTGTGATAGCCGGGATCTACGGAAAAGTGGTGGAAAAGAACGGAAACACCGTTTTTATTTCAACAAACTCCGGCATAGTTTTCGAAATTGCGTGCGATACACAGACATGTGAGGAACTCGAGGAAAACAGGGAATGTTATCTGTACACGTTCCTGAGCGTCTCTCAGGATGGTGTTGCCCTCTATGGATTTTCGGATAAGAAAAAGAAGGAACTTTTTCTTTCTCTGATGAAAGTCTCAAGGCTTGGCCCGAAGACGGCCCTGAAGATACTTTCGAGTGAAGACGCGGACACCCTGATATCGATGATCAACTCCCAAGATGTTGAGGGGCTTTCAAAGATTCCAGGAATAAGCAGAAAAACCGCCGAGCGAATCGTCATGGAATTGAAGGAAAAATTCGAAAGCACAGTACTAAAAGACATGAAGACCTACCATGAATCCCTGGAGGCCCTGGTTTCCCTTGGCTATCCAGAAAAACAGGCAAGAAAGGCCATAAAGGAAGTGCTCAAGGACGGTATGTCCACGTCTGAAGTTATCAAAGAAGCATTAAGGATTCTGAGCCGCAGATAATTTTCTTTCCAGTTTCAAAAGCAAAAACCCAAGAACGAGCGATGCAGAAAGAGCCAGAATGGACGGAAAAAGGTCTTCCAGAACGATCTCTTTCGGGAACACGCGGTAGAGAGACGCCAGTATCATCCCCCCTATGACACCGTAGGTCTCTTCTCTGAATCTTCTCAGGAGAAATCCCATGACCTTTATAGAAACAAAAATCCCGAGGACAACACCCGAACCAAAAACGAGCAATTTATCGATGAGAAGATGGGAAACCATCGAGAGAATGGAATCGTACACACCGAACATCAGAAGAATCAGAGAACCACTGATACCAGGCACTACCATCGCTGCTGCAGCCACAAAACCTGCCACAAGAAGAACGAAAAGTCCTTCTTCGCTCTCAGTACCACCTGAAAAAGAAAGCAGAAGGACACACAAAATACCAAGAATGAAAAAAATCAGATTCTTCAAAGAAAGAGAAAAAAACTCCTTTGCCTTCAAAAAACTGACGATCACAAGACCAACGAAGAAGAAGTGAGTCGGAACAGGATATCTGATCAGAGAGATCTCAAGGAGTCTGGCAAATCCGAACACTCCAACAAGCAGCCCAAATCCAGCGGGAAGGAGAATCTTCAAAGATTTGAAATCTCTTGAAAACAGTGAATTTATCGCCTCTATCAGCCTGTCGTATATACCCATCAAAACCGCAATGGTTCCCCCACTGACTCCCGGTATGATGTTCGCTACTCCCATGAGGACACCAGAAAGGAAGTACCACACCTTTATTCCTCCCTTAGTTTCTTTTTCAAGGCCAGAACGAGTTTTCTAGTATCTTCTTCGGTGTACTCTTCCTTGGCTTCAAGTTCTTTGAGAGTTTCCTCTACATCCAGATTTGCTTCTTCAGCTGTCAGGTCATCAGGTACTTCCTCGGAGCTTTCGTAGATTTCTCTTGCTTTTTTCAAAGCCTCTTCCACATCAAGGCTTTCCTCTCCAATATTTTCCTCCTGAATTCTTCCAAGAAGTTCTTCAAGAACATCGAGCCTCTCATCTGCTTCTTTTTTCTCTTCCAGAGCGGGAATTTCCTCTGGAATGACTTCAGATTCTTCGAGTGTCTCCTCTGTTTCTTTTGCAGTTTCTGGTGTTCTTGTGATGCGCTTGATAAGCAACCTCTGCAGGAAAAAGACGACCAGGAATGTTCCACCTGAAACAACTATTGAAAGCCAAGTGGGAAAACCCTTCGATGTTTCGGCGGTTTCCGACTTTCCGGACGGTGCTTTCGACCTAACGTACTTTTCCCACTCTTCCTGTGGAACGTTGAGTCTGTTCAATATCTCTATGGCTATCACGTTGTCTGGAAAGTTCGATAGATAGGTCCTTGCCTTCTCGTAGTCACCTATCGCGTAAGCGCATATTCCCATTTTCAACTTCACAAGAGGATCTCTTTCCTCGATCGTCGGATCTTTCTGAAGGGATTCTTCGAACAACCCCAACGCCCTTCTGTAATTTCCTTCGAGGTAGGCGTTCAGGGCGTTTGTGTAAAGATCGTTCGAGAAAATCGTCAAAGAAAACAGGAGAAAAAAAAGGAGCATCAACCTTCTACACGCCATTCTTCCAGAGATACTCCCACCTTCTCCTCAAACACAATGAAAATTCCTTCCTCACCCGCAAATGCGTCAACGATCTTTCTTGTGAAACTCTGCCTGACTCCTTCTGTTATGTTTATCACCTCATTTTCACCGATGACGAATATCTTTTCCTGAAAACGCAGAATCTTTCTTGGAACAGAGAGCATCAGTTGTCTGATCTTCATGTTTTCCCCTGAAATATAAACAACAGAACCATCGCTCAAAAGTATGTAAAGGACGCCATCCACAAAAGTTCCATCAACTATGTCTGCACCAGCTCCAAATAAAGAACTCAGTACCCTTTCTTCTTCAGCGAAACCTTCATCGAGAACGATGATCTCCTTGTTACTCAAAAGTAGATACTTTCCATTCTCTTCTTTTATGGAGACTCCGTTTCCAGGTGAAGTGGCAAGAAGTTTCTCTCTTCCATCTTTGAAGAGATAGTACCTCACACCGCCTGGAACCATCTGTGCGTAAAGAATGGCATCTTTTGTCATCAAAGCATCTTCTACATCAACGTTCACAGGAAAGGGTGCGTACCTACTTATTCCCACTCTGTCTATCAGGTATATATCGCCTTCACTCAAAAAAGAGATGTAACCGTCCACCTTCTTGAAAAATTTCACGCTTCCTCTGAACATCTCTCTGTCCCACATCAGAACAC
Coding sequences:
- a CDS encoding phosphopentomutase, translating into MRVVLIVLDSVGIGAMPDAHLYGDEGSNTLVNTARAVGGLHLPNMERLGLGNLDNIPGVKPVKPSEGVYGKMMEKSPGKDTTTGHWEIAGVILKKPFDLFPEGFPEELIEEFERRTGRRVIGNRPASGTEIIKELGPIHEKTGALIVYTSADSVFQIAAKKEIVPLEELYRYCQIARELLDEKGYKVARVIARPFTGEWPNYIRTPERKDFSLEPEGRTLLDILTENGIPVYGVGKIADIFAGRGVTENYKTKDNSDGIDKTILLMKEKRHRCLVFTNLVDFDTKYGHRNNYVAYARALEEFDERLPEIFQVMEEDDVLFITADHGCDPTTPSTDHSREMVPLLGYGRKLKNDVYIGVRKTFADLGQTIADMFGVPLLENGTSFKNLIWGESR
- a CDS encoding DUF368 domain-containing protein — translated: MWYFLSGVLMGVANIIPGVSGGTIAVLMGIYDRLIEAINSLFSRDFKSLKILLPAGFGLLVGVFGFARLLEISLIRYPVPTHFFFVGLVIVSFLKAKEFFSLSLKNLIFFILGILCVLLLSFSGGTESEEGLFVLLVAGFVAAAAMVVPGISGSLILLMFGVYDSILSMVSHLLIDKLLVFGSGVVLGIFVSIKVMGFLLRRFREETYGVIGGMILASLYRVFPKEIVLEDLFPSILALSASLVLGFLLLKLERKLSAAQNP
- a CDS encoding folylpolyglutamate synthase/dihydrofolate synthase family protein, whose amino-acid sequence is MGYLDVLRYLYHKRPMGKIKPGLERISLLLSLLGNPHTKYQVIHVGGTNGKGSVTNMISNVLISQGYRVGSYYSPHLSTFRERIRLNEEFISENDVETIYQQMEPVLKRLDEDEVFSPSFFETVTAMAFLYFAEKNVDVAVVEVGLGGRLDATNVVSPLCSVIVTVDRDHEKVLGNTIEQIAWEKSGIIKNGTPVVTGEEKIEALKVIEEVARKKESKVFAFNRDFTVEVESLKLFENRFNYLGEKVLKDLALTMNGPHQLANAGVALKALEAIDLSVSESAIREGLKKAKNLGRFEVIEKDGKRFVLDGAHNPHAARSLVKSLKLYFKEPLNLIIGVLDDKDRAGILKEFRNVFDRIILTQVPSPRMKDLDGFVAIAKEILGNVEIIEDPLEALKIADEKSVTVVSGSLFLVGYVREYLETGKIGEEWYL
- the ruvA gene encoding Holliday junction branch migration protein RuvA; this translates as MIAGIYGKVVEKNGNTVFISTNSGIVFEIACDTQTCEELEENRECYLYTFLSVSQDGVALYGFSDKKKKELFLSLMKVSRLGPKTALKILSSEDADTLISMINSQDVEGLSKIPGISRKTAERIVMELKEKFESTVLKDMKTYHESLEALVSLGYPEKQARKAIKEVLKDGMSTSEVIKEALRILSRR
- a CDS encoding tol-pal system YbgF family protein, producing the protein MLLFFLLFSLTIFSNDLYTNALNAYLEGNYRRALGLFEESLQKDPTIEERDPLVKLKMGICAYAIGDYEKARTYLSNFPDNVIAIEILNRLNVPQEEWEKYVRSKAPSGKSETAETSKGFPTWLSIVVSGGTFLVVFFLQRLLIKRITRTPETAKETEETLEESEVIPEEIPALEEKKEADERLDVLEELLGRIQEENIGEESLDVEEALKKAREIYESSEEVPDDLTAEEANLDVEETLKELEAKEEYTEEDTRKLVLALKKKLREE